A genomic window from Balaenoptera acutorostrata chromosome 20, mBalAcu1.1, whole genome shotgun sequence includes:
- the NUFIP2 gene encoding FMR1-interacting protein NUFIP2 has translation MEEKPSQPQSQHHHNHHHPHHHPQQQQQQQSHHHHHYYFYNHSHNHHHHHHHQQPHQYLQHGAEGSPKAQPKPLKHEQKHALQQHQETPKKKTGYGELNGNAGEREISLKNLGSDEATNPISRVLNGNQQVVDTNLKQTVKSITFGKAGIKTRNFIQKNSMDKKNGKSYENKSGENQSVDKTDTVAIPNGVVTNNSGYIANGYMGKGADNDGSGSESGYTTPKKRKARRNSAKGCENLNLVQDKIMQQETNVPTLKQGLETFKPDYSEQKGNRVDGSKPIWKYETGPGGTSRGKPAVGDMLRKSSDIKPGVSSKKFDDRPKGKHTSAVASKEDSWTLFKPPPVFPVDNSSAKIVPKISYASKVKENLNKTVQNSSVSPSSSSSSSSSTGETQTQSSSRLSQVPMSALKSVTSASFSNGPVLAGTDASVYSPGGQPLLTTAANTLTPISSGTDSVLQDMSLTSAAVEQIKSSLFIYPSNMQTVLLSTAQVDLPSQTDQQNLGDIFQNQWGLSFINEPSAGPETVIGKSSDHKVMEVTFQGEYPATLVSQGAEIIPSGTEHPVFPKAYELEKRTSPQVLGSILKSGTTSESGALSLEPSHIGDLQKADTSSQGALVFLSKDYEIENQNPLASPTNTLLGSAKEQRYQRGLERNDSWGSFDLRAAIVYHTKEMESVWNLQKQDPKRIITYNEAMDSPDQ, from the exons ATGGAGGAGAAGCCCAGCCAGCCACAGTCTCAGCACCATCACAACCACcaccatcctcaccatcacccccagcagcaacagcagcagcagtcgcaccaccaccaccattattaTTTCTACAACCACAGCCacaaccaccatcaccaccaccatcaccagcagCCTCACCAATATCTGCAGCATGGAGCCGAGGGCAGCCCCAAGGCCCAGCCAAAGCCGTTGAAACATGAGCAGAAACACGCCCTCCAGCAGCACCAGGAAACGCCGAAGAAGAAAACAG GCTATGGTGAACTAAATGGTAATgctggagaaagagaaatatctttAAAGAACCTGGGTTCTGATGAAGCCACCAACCCTATTTCCAGGGTCCTCAATGGCAACCAACAAGTTGTAGACACTAATCTGAAGCAGACTGTAAAGTCCATCACCTTTGGGAAAGCAGGAATTAAAACCAGGAATTTCATTCAGAAAAACAGTATGGACAAAAAGAATGGGAAGTCTTATGAAAATAAATCTGGAGAGAACCAATCTGTAGACAAGACTGATACTGTAGCAATTCCAAATGGTGTTGTAACAAATAATTCTGGCTATATTGCTAATGGTTATATGGGCAAAGGAGCAGATAATGATGGTAGTGGATCTGAGAGCGGATATACCACTCCTAAAAAAAGGAAAGCTAGGCGCAATAGTGCCAAGGGTTGTGAAAACCTTAATTTAGTGCAGGACAAAATAATGCAACAAGAGACCAATGTCCCAACCTTAAAACAGGGACTTGAAACTTTCAAGCCTGACTACAGTGAACAAAAGGGAAATCGAGTAGATGGTTCAAAGCCCATTTGGAAGTATGAAACTGGGCCTGGAGGAACAAGTCGAGGAAAACCTGCTGTGGGTGATATGCTGAGGAAAAGCTCTGATATTAAGCCTGGTGTGAGCAGCAAAAAGTTTGATGATCGGCCCAAAGGAAAGCATACTTCTGCTGTTGCCTCCAAAGAGGACTCGTGGACCCTATTTAAACCACCCCCAGTTTTTCCAGTGGACAATAGCAGTGCTAAAATAGTTCCTAAAATAAGTTATGCAAGCAAAGTTAAGGAAAACCTCAACAAAACTGTACAGAACTCTTCCGTGTCaccatcttcatcttcatcctcTTCGTCATCTACTGGGGAAACTCAGACCCAATCTTCAAGTCGATTATCCCAGGTCCCTATGTCAGCGCTGAAATCTGTTACTTCGGCCAGCTTCTCTAATGGGCCAGTTTTAGCAGGGACTGATGCAAGTGTGTATTCTCCTGGGGGTCAGCCACTGCTAACTACTGCTGCTAATACTCTAACACCCATCTCTTCTGGGACTGATTCAGTTCTCCAAGACATGAGTCTGACTTCAGCAGCTGTTGAACAAATTAAGTCCAGCCTTTTTATCTACCCTTCAAATATGCAAACTGTGCTGTTGAGCACAGCACAAGTGGATCTACCCTCTCAGACAGATCAGCAAAACCTGGGGGATATCTTCCAGAATCAGTGGGGTTTATCATTTATCAATGAGCCCAGTGCTGGCCCTGAGACTGTTATTGGGAAATCATCAGATCATAAAGTGATGGAGGTGACATTTCAAGGGGAATATCCTGCCACTTTGGTTTCACAGGGTGCTGAAATAATCCCCTCAGGAACTGAGCATCCTGTGTTTCCCAAGGCTTATGAGCTGGAAAAACGGACTAGTCCTCAAGTTCTGGGTAGCATTCTAAAATCTGGGACTACTAGTGAGAGTGGAGCCTTATCCTTGGAACCCAGTCATATAGGTGACCTGCAAAAAGCAGACACCAGTAGTCAAGGTGCTTTAGTGTTTCTCTCAAAGGACTATGAGATAGAAAATCAAAATCCTCTGGCGTCTCCTACGAACACTTTGTTAGGCTCCGCCAAAGAACAGAGATACCAGAGAGGCCTAGAAAGGAATGATAGCTGGGGTTCTTTTGACCTGAGGGCTGCTATTGTATATCACACTAAAG